From the Microplitis mediator isolate UGA2020A chromosome 6, iyMicMedi2.1, whole genome shotgun sequence genome, one window contains:
- the LOC130670285 gene encoding uncharacterized protein LOC130670285 isoform X3 — protein sequence MTKELLSSNKFLESDFKTKIKIVSNKMRDSSQDSLELPSYEYAKTLIEFQRNFPQKGQLEESLTELFGYIERIDALHKHYKLYEIPKLIGGAKSPYHESTIDDFLQVLTSHGAGGTQDILDKIYHIMVPSASDTMRLGLFELMVEQRKASHPRDLCGLENSFFQQLNEIYDILFHIEIMAYVAMAYSYIFLSHKHESPFKSETEKVAIAFARRNIQYLSLVQSAMRNASREIYQCDPPKHIRNETFVEFSHLFQKIFVNEIQVLPSETCSISCKEINSNKIFRCYSWKSLSKLNTYCPKRYCRGIMRDCSWVGSSTLCEFPSEFPRRYQWIDSANGQYAPREKCQGKEIRVDHSMSGLYRCSNCLCQCVEERVNSTSLRALSLRPQFSDISKNMVVTGVRFVLKNRMIHIQIQQGQLIKDGEINSTTTEWVELENFKYVDSENAFYKLDQSGPLLMEEGIDYSFIGSKQNILFIDDIIGPLETLVTGVRLNHSFPQWPGEVNTSPIQIEVFISHYIYEAGKLDLDSFPSMWVTTQNMPNPPIWYNRDRAEIKLTMPDDPTKSFDNYPNTESNQYIEFRETDIWKDAGQTTIPLFDIQPVTSSVRPLDGIGLIHRNSNNNGGFISLKIFTVNCTLHIRVIDKSDTQYHKSAFNHYLNNALKFYETYN from the exons atgaccaAAGAATTATTGTCTTCGAATAAATTTCTTGAAAGtgattttaaaactaaaataaaaattgtttcgaACAAAATGAGAGACTCATCTCAAGATTCATTAGAATTACCGTCGTATGAATATGCTAAAACATTAATAGAATTTCAACGTAACTTTCCTCAAAAAGGACAACTTGAAGAATCATTAACTGAACTTTTTGGATATATTGAACGAATCGATGCATTGCACAAACATTATAAGCTTTATGAAATACCGAAGTTGATAGGTGGTGCAAAAAGTCCTTATCATGAAAGTACGAtagatgattttttacaaGTTCTCACTTCTCACGGAGCTGGTGGAACTCAAGATATTctagataaaatatatcacattatggTACCATCAGCATCTGATACAATGCGCTTGGGTCTTTTTGAGCTTATGGTTGAACAGAGAAAA gCAAGTCATCCCAGAGACTTGTGTGGtcttgaaaattcattttttcaacaattaaatgaaatatacgATATTCTTTTTCACATAGAAATTATGGCGTATGTTGCAATGGCTTATTCCTATATTTTCTTATCTCATAAACATGAGT CGCCATTCAAATCAGAAACTGAAAAAGTAGCAATTGCATTTGCTCGAAGAAATATACAATATTTAAGTTTAGTACAATCGGCAATGAGAAATGCTTCGAGAGAAATTTATCAATGTGATCCACCAAAACATATTcgaa ATGAAACATTTGTTGAGTTCAGtcatctttttcaaaaaatttttgttaatgaaATTCAAGTATTACCATCTGAAACATGCTCAATAAGTTGCAAAGAAAttaattctaataaaattttccggtGTTATTCTTGGAAATCTTTATCGAAACTAAATACTTATTGTCCGAAAAGATATTGTCGTGGTATAATGCGCGATTGTTCATGGGTTGGATCATCAACACTTTGCGAATTT ccaAGTGAATTCCCAAGACGCTATCAGTGGATTGACAGCGCAAACGGACAATATGCACCGCGAGAAAAATGTCAAGGAAAAGAAATAAGGGTCGACCATTCAATGAGTGGTCTTTACCGTTGTTCTAATTGTCTATGTCAATGTGTAGAAGAACGCGTAAATTCAACTTCTCTTCGCGCATTAAGCTTAAGACCTCAATTTTCcgatatttcaaaaaacat ggTAGTGACAGGCGTCAGgtttgttttgaaaaatagaATGATTCATATTCAAATACAACAAGGACAGCTTATAAAAGACGGTGAAATTAATAGCACAACCACTGAATGGGTAgaacttgaaaatttcaaatacgtTGATAGTGAAAATGCGTTTTATAAATTAGATCAAAGTGGTCCATTACTTATGGAAGAAGGCATAGATTATTCGTTCATCGGTTCAAAACAaaacatattatttattgatgacATAATAGGACCGTTAGAAACTCTTGTCACTGGAGTCAGGTTAAATCATTCATTCCCACAATGGCCTGGTGAAGTTAATACCAGTCCAATTCAAATTgaagtttttatttcacaCTATATATATGAGGCTggaaaacttgatttagattcGTTTCCATCAATGTGGGTAACGACTCAAAATATGCCCAATCCGCCGATTTGGTACAACCGAGATAG agcaGAGATAAAACTGACGATGCCAGATGACCCCACAAAGTCCTTTGATAATTATCCAAATACGGAAAGTAATCAATATATTGAATTTCGTGAAACAGATATTTGGAAAGATGCCGGTCAAACAACAATTCCTTTGTTTGATATTCAACCGGTTACATCATCAGTCAGGCCTTTAGATGGTATTGGTCTTATTCATagaaatagtaataataatggaGGTTTTATTAGCTTGAAAATATTCACAGTTAATTGTACTCTGCATATCAGAGTTATAGATAAATCCGACACTCAGTATCACAAGAGTGCTTTTAATCATTATCTTAATAatgcattaaaattttatgaaacatacaattga
- the LOC130670285 gene encoding uncharacterized protein LOC130670285 isoform X2, giving the protein MSKVLVVFLSILLVINNIILIYSLPGKSDSDLINFTRNLNKMTKELLSSNKFLESDFKTKIKIVSNKMRDSSQDSLELPSYEYAKTLIEFQRNFPQKGQLEESLTELFGYIERIDALHKHYKLYEIPKLIGGAKSPYHESTIDDFLQVLTSHGAGGTQDILDKIYHIMVPSASDTMRLGLFELMVEQRKASHPRDLCGLENSFFQQLNEIYDILFHIEIMAYVAMAYSYIFLSHKHESPFKSETEKVAIAFARRNIQYLSLVQSAMRNASREIYQCDPPKHIRNETFVEFSHLFQKIFVNEIQVLPSETCSISCKEINSNKIFRCYSWKSLSKLNTYCPKRYCRGIMRDCSWVGSSTLCEFPSEFPRRYQWIDSANGQYAPREKCQGKEIRVDHSMSDFYFFNFRVVTGVRFVLKNRMIHIQIQQGQLIKDGEINSTTTEWVELENFKYVDSENAFYKLDQSGPLLMEEGIDYSFIGSKQNILFIDDIIGPLETLVTGVRLNHSFPQWPGEVNTSPIQIEVFISHYIYEAGKLDLDSFPSMWVTTQNMPNPPIWYNRDRAEIKLTMPDDPTKSFDNYPNTESNQYIEFRETDIWKDAGQTTIPLFDIQPVTSSVRPLDGIGLIHRNSNNNGGFISLKIFTVNCTLHIRVIDKSDTQYHKSAFNHYLNNALKFYETYN; this is encoded by the exons ATGTCTAAAGTATTAgtagtttttttatcaatacttttggttatcaataatattattcttatttataGTTTACCTGGTAAAAGTGATtctgatttaataaatttcacacgtaatttaaataaaatgaccaAAGAATTATTGTCTTCGAATAAATTTCTTGAAAGtgattttaaaactaaaataaaaattgtttcgaACAAAATGAGAGACTCATCTCAAGATTCATTAGAATTACCGTCGTATGAATATGCTAAAACATTAATAGAATTTCAACGTAACTTTCCTCAAAAAGGACAACTTGAAGAATCATTAACTGAACTTTTTGGATATATTGAACGAATCGATGCATTGCACAAACATTATAAGCTTTATGAAATACCGAAGTTGATAGGTGGTGCAAAAAGTCCTTATCATGAAAGTACGAtagatgattttttacaaGTTCTCACTTCTCACGGAGCTGGTGGAACTCAAGATATTctagataaaatatatcacattatggTACCATCAGCATCTGATACAATGCGCTTGGGTCTTTTTGAGCTTATGGTTGAACAGAGAAAA gCAAGTCATCCCAGAGACTTGTGTGGtcttgaaaattcattttttcaacaattaaatgaaatatacgATATTCTTTTTCACATAGAAATTATGGCGTATGTTGCAATGGCTTATTCCTATATTTTCTTATCTCATAAACATGAGT CGCCATTCAAATCAGAAACTGAAAAAGTAGCAATTGCATTTGCTCGAAGAAATATACAATATTTAAGTTTAGTACAATCGGCAATGAGAAATGCTTCGAGAGAAATTTATCAATGTGATCCACCAAAACATATTcgaa ATGAAACATTTGTTGAGTTCAGtcatctttttcaaaaaatttttgttaatgaaATTCAAGTATTACCATCTGAAACATGCTCAATAAGTTGCAAAGAAAttaattctaataaaattttccggtGTTATTCTTGGAAATCTTTATCGAAACTAAATACTTATTGTCCGAAAAGATATTGTCGTGGTATAATGCGCGATTGTTCATGGGTTGGATCATCAACACTTTGCGAATTT ccaAGTGAATTCCCAAGACGCTATCAGTGGATTGACAGCGCAAACGGACAATATGCACCGCGAGAAAAATGTCAAGGAAAAGAAATAAGGGTCGACCATTCAATGAGTG atttttatttttttaatttcagggTAGTGACAGGCGTCAGgtttgttttgaaaaatagaATGATTCATATTCAAATACAACAAGGACAGCTTATAAAAGACGGTGAAATTAATAGCACAACCACTGAATGGGTAgaacttgaaaatttcaaatacgtTGATAGTGAAAATGCGTTTTATAAATTAGATCAAAGTGGTCCATTACTTATGGAAGAAGGCATAGATTATTCGTTCATCGGTTCAAAACAaaacatattatttattgatgacATAATAGGACCGTTAGAAACTCTTGTCACTGGAGTCAGGTTAAATCATTCATTCCCACAATGGCCTGGTGAAGTTAATACCAGTCCAATTCAAATTgaagtttttatttcacaCTATATATATGAGGCTggaaaacttgatttagattcGTTTCCATCAATGTGGGTAACGACTCAAAATATGCCCAATCCGCCGATTTGGTACAACCGAGATAG agcaGAGATAAAACTGACGATGCCAGATGACCCCACAAAGTCCTTTGATAATTATCCAAATACGGAAAGTAATCAATATATTGAATTTCGTGAAACAGATATTTGGAAAGATGCCGGTCAAACAACAATTCCTTTGTTTGATATTCAACCGGTTACATCATCAGTCAGGCCTTTAGATGGTATTGGTCTTATTCATagaaatagtaataataatggaGGTTTTATTAGCTTGAAAATATTCACAGTTAATTGTACTCTGCATATCAGAGTTATAGATAAATCCGACACTCAGTATCACAAGAGTGCTTTTAATCATTATCTTAATAatgcattaaaattttatgaaacatacaattga
- the LOC130670290 gene encoding 40S ribosomal protein S29 codes for MGFQNIWYSHPRNYGQGSRSCRACANKHGLIRKYGLNLCRQCFREYAADIGFKKLD; via the exons ATGGGTTTCCAAAATATTTGGTATTCGCATCCACGTAATTATGGCCAAGGATCACGATCatg TCGTGCCTGCGCCAATAAGCACGGACTCATCCGCAAGTACGGTTTAAACCTTTGCCGACAATGTTTTAGAGAATATGCCGCCGATATTGGATTCAAAAAG TTGGACTAA
- the LOC130670285 gene encoding uncharacterized protein LOC130670285 isoform X1 produces the protein MSKVLVVFLSILLVINNIILIYSLPGKSDSDLINFTRNLNKMTKELLSSNKFLESDFKTKIKIVSNKMRDSSQDSLELPSYEYAKTLIEFQRNFPQKGQLEESLTELFGYIERIDALHKHYKLYEIPKLIGGAKSPYHESTIDDFLQVLTSHGAGGTQDILDKIYHIMVPSASDTMRLGLFELMVEQRKASHPRDLCGLENSFFQQLNEIYDILFHIEIMAYVAMAYSYIFLSHKHESPFKSETEKVAIAFARRNIQYLSLVQSAMRNASREIYQCDPPKHIRNETFVEFSHLFQKIFVNEIQVLPSETCSISCKEINSNKIFRCYSWKSLSKLNTYCPKRYCRGIMRDCSWVGSSTLCEFPSEFPRRYQWIDSANGQYAPREKCQGKEIRVDHSMSGLYRCSNCLCQCVEERVNSTSLRALSLRPQFSDISKNMVVTGVRFVLKNRMIHIQIQQGQLIKDGEINSTTTEWVELENFKYVDSENAFYKLDQSGPLLMEEGIDYSFIGSKQNILFIDDIIGPLETLVTGVRLNHSFPQWPGEVNTSPIQIEVFISHYIYEAGKLDLDSFPSMWVTTQNMPNPPIWYNRDRAEIKLTMPDDPTKSFDNYPNTESNQYIEFRETDIWKDAGQTTIPLFDIQPVTSSVRPLDGIGLIHRNSNNNGGFISLKIFTVNCTLHIRVIDKSDTQYHKSAFNHYLNNALKFYETYN, from the exons ATGTCTAAAGTATTAgtagtttttttatcaatacttttggttatcaataatattattcttatttataGTTTACCTGGTAAAAGTGATtctgatttaataaatttcacacgtaatttaaataaaatgaccaAAGAATTATTGTCTTCGAATAAATTTCTTGAAAGtgattttaaaactaaaataaaaattgtttcgaACAAAATGAGAGACTCATCTCAAGATTCATTAGAATTACCGTCGTATGAATATGCTAAAACATTAATAGAATTTCAACGTAACTTTCCTCAAAAAGGACAACTTGAAGAATCATTAACTGAACTTTTTGGATATATTGAACGAATCGATGCATTGCACAAACATTATAAGCTTTATGAAATACCGAAGTTGATAGGTGGTGCAAAAAGTCCTTATCATGAAAGTACGAtagatgattttttacaaGTTCTCACTTCTCACGGAGCTGGTGGAACTCAAGATATTctagataaaatatatcacattatggTACCATCAGCATCTGATACAATGCGCTTGGGTCTTTTTGAGCTTATGGTTGAACAGAGAAAA gCAAGTCATCCCAGAGACTTGTGTGGtcttgaaaattcattttttcaacaattaaatgaaatatacgATATTCTTTTTCACATAGAAATTATGGCGTATGTTGCAATGGCTTATTCCTATATTTTCTTATCTCATAAACATGAGT CGCCATTCAAATCAGAAACTGAAAAAGTAGCAATTGCATTTGCTCGAAGAAATATACAATATTTAAGTTTAGTACAATCGGCAATGAGAAATGCTTCGAGAGAAATTTATCAATGTGATCCACCAAAACATATTcgaa ATGAAACATTTGTTGAGTTCAGtcatctttttcaaaaaatttttgttaatgaaATTCAAGTATTACCATCTGAAACATGCTCAATAAGTTGCAAAGAAAttaattctaataaaattttccggtGTTATTCTTGGAAATCTTTATCGAAACTAAATACTTATTGTCCGAAAAGATATTGTCGTGGTATAATGCGCGATTGTTCATGGGTTGGATCATCAACACTTTGCGAATTT ccaAGTGAATTCCCAAGACGCTATCAGTGGATTGACAGCGCAAACGGACAATATGCACCGCGAGAAAAATGTCAAGGAAAAGAAATAAGGGTCGACCATTCAATGAGTGGTCTTTACCGTTGTTCTAATTGTCTATGTCAATGTGTAGAAGAACGCGTAAATTCAACTTCTCTTCGCGCATTAAGCTTAAGACCTCAATTTTCcgatatttcaaaaaacat ggTAGTGACAGGCGTCAGgtttgttttgaaaaatagaATGATTCATATTCAAATACAACAAGGACAGCTTATAAAAGACGGTGAAATTAATAGCACAACCACTGAATGGGTAgaacttgaaaatttcaaatacgtTGATAGTGAAAATGCGTTTTATAAATTAGATCAAAGTGGTCCATTACTTATGGAAGAAGGCATAGATTATTCGTTCATCGGTTCAAAACAaaacatattatttattgatgacATAATAGGACCGTTAGAAACTCTTGTCACTGGAGTCAGGTTAAATCATTCATTCCCACAATGGCCTGGTGAAGTTAATACCAGTCCAATTCAAATTgaagtttttatttcacaCTATATATATGAGGCTggaaaacttgatttagattcGTTTCCATCAATGTGGGTAACGACTCAAAATATGCCCAATCCGCCGATTTGGTACAACCGAGATAG agcaGAGATAAAACTGACGATGCCAGATGACCCCACAAAGTCCTTTGATAATTATCCAAATACGGAAAGTAATCAATATATTGAATTTCGTGAAACAGATATTTGGAAAGATGCCGGTCAAACAACAATTCCTTTGTTTGATATTCAACCGGTTACATCATCAGTCAGGCCTTTAGATGGTATTGGTCTTATTCATagaaatagtaataataatggaGGTTTTATTAGCTTGAAAATATTCACAGTTAATTGTACTCTGCATATCAGAGTTATAGATAAATCCGACACTCAGTATCACAAGAGTGCTTTTAATCATTATCTTAATAatgcattaaaattttatgaaacatacaattga